Below is a genomic region from Lemur catta isolate mLemCat1 chromosome 15, mLemCat1.pri, whole genome shotgun sequence.
tgtttctggaagagatcagcatttgcatcagtagactgagtaaagaagatcactCTCCCGAGTGTGGATGGGCCCCATCCAATCTCCTGAGGGCCCAGATAgaaaaaaaaggtggaggaagggcaaattcttcctctcttattgagctgggatatccatcatctcCTGCCCTCTGACATCAGTGGTTCTTGGGACTTCAGACTTGGGCCAAGACTTACTCCAGCAGTCCTTCTGATTCCTGGTCCTTTGGGCCTGTGTTAGAACCAAGCCACCAGCCTTCCTGGACCTCCCTCTTGAAGACAGTACCTTGTGGGAGccctcagcctccataatcacatgagccaactCCTCATCATAAAACTCTTTCTATATATCTCCTGTTGgttgtgtttctctggagagccctgactaatCGTCTTTGATCAGTActagtttccttccttccctctccattGTTCCCACCTCAAATCAGCTTCCCTATTGTAAGTCATGCTTCTAAAATCCGCCCTTCTTCTGCCCCACCCAGCTCCACCCACCTCAGTCCTGTTGTCACTCACCTCCTAATTGATCTTCTTTCTATTTCACCCAACCCCACCAACTTGGAGGCCCCCTCACTAAGCAGCCTATACACAGCTGCCAGACATACCCTATGGCAGCCTTCCTTGCAAGAACATCTCATGAACCATTCAAAGCTCTGCCAGATATGGTCCTACCTAACTACCTTGCAGTTTCGTCTTCTAGTACCACATTTACCCTCTGTTCTAGGCTAGGAATTGGGCTGTTGGTCTCTAAACACACCTCCTGATTCCTCATCTCCTTACCAGGCAAAGTTCATGCTTGGAAAAACTTTCCCTCTTCTCAGGCCTACACACACTCGTGTGTCCAAACATATCTCAGCAAACTTTATTTCAGAATTATGCTAATATCATATAGTAATAGCTGATTGAAGTTAAAACTGTGGGAAGTATATAAAGTTTTAATAACCTTCCCATGAATTCTCATTAGTGTCACTCTTCCTTACTTATTCCACTGCCAGTATTCCACAGTGCACACTAGGCTCCAATTAGGTGGTGATATTGTCTCTGTTGAAGGGCCTGTAGTCCACCTGACAGGCAGAcaaaatttacatgaaaagagCACTTGGCTTTTCAAAGTCCTGTGTGAATGCTACTTCCTTCTTGGAGCCTCTTCTTACCATTCTCTTACACCTCTGAAATTCACAATTCTTTACTTACACCTTTCTCCAGCCGCACTGATTTGTGTGGCCACCTGTTTGTCTTGTCCATTCTGGACTGTAAACGTGCTGGGGGCCAGGACTGGGGCTCACTTATTTGTGCTTCTCGGTACCCCACACAGTACCGGGCACACACAATAGATGATCAAAGGCAGTCGTGTTGATCAGATAGAATTAATTTGAATGGATAATTGAGATTGTGGCATATGGACTTGAGagctttaaaaattcagagaTGAGGCAAGTAGTGGTGCAGTAAAATTGGCGGTTTTTGGGGAGATGTCTAATGAACATCAGCCTTTCTTGAAATTATAGGAAATGAAATGACCAGGAGGCTATGGAAGAACATTGTAGATAAGAgcaaagaaggggaaagaagaaacTTGAAGACGGACAGGTAAGGAGAGAGGGTTGACTGTGCACTTAAAGGGTCCTTTTGGAGGACATTTCAGGTATAACAAGTGGGTAGCAAGATGAACCcgtttgtcaaagataagttttAGTCCAATTAAACATGATGTAATGGTCCGGTGCCCAGTGAAACTGTCTTATGGGCAGCTGAAAACCTGGAACTTAAGCTGAGGTGAGAGCGAGATGTGGGAGCCATCAGGATAGAGGTGCTGATTCTCCGTGAACAGGGAtatagaaggagaaaaacagaggGCTCGGGATCTAGGTGTTTCCTTCATTTGGGACAAAAAAGGGAAGACAGGTTATCCGAACTGTTACAAAAGGACCTAGAGTATACAGGGTTATGGACATCAATGAAGGTGCATTTCGAGGAAGGAGCAGGTATCTATACTGGCAATGCAGGTGCAGCAGAGAGGTTGAGAGTAGAGATTCGCTGCTCTTCAAGTAGTTTCTACAGAACCTGGTCTTCAGGCAGTTTAggagaaaaggaggcagaaaatTCCATTCTGATGAGGGTGACTGCGGGAGATAGCAGTGAGGGTTGGGGAGGATTCTCAAAATTTCCAAAGGCCCTGCAGTCAAGGCAAGATGGGCATGAGTGATGAAGGCCAGGTTTGGCCTTCTGCATGGCCCACCCATGGTGGGAGCCTTGCAGGAGGGCATCCCACCCTCTTCATCGGTCTTTCTGGGTGTGCCTAATGGCTGAGCACAGTCATTCAATCCACTTTATTCTCCTAATGAAGGGGTATTTTTATGAAACAGCCATCATGAGTAATTTACAATGCATGAATATGGATGAGAAGCACATTTACTATGccagagaaataaagtttattgggAAGTAAATGAAGTAACCTCCTTGCATTCCAGAGAATaccaaagaaaggaaagcaggaaaTCCAGTAGGTACAGGAAACACCCTAAACTAATAACTGGAGCTCAGATGACAGGGAGCTGAACATTTTCAGAAACAAAGAGGCTCAACTCTCAACCCAAAGGCACTTTCCAGACATTGGAAGTTGATGATATGTGTCTTTGCTTGTTAGACTGGGAAGGCATTTCGGTGTCTAGAAGTATCACAGTTGGCATGACGCAGGTTTCTTGATGTCAGCTGAGCTCCAGCAAAGGCAGAacctgagggttttttttttcctgtccttgATCTAAGTGGCTTTGTTGACGTCTTCAAAGAGGACACAAGGTTTTCAATTACAGCCACACTTTTGAGAGAAGCCACAGGGTCCACAGGAGTTGCCACTGGCATTGGTGGTGGCGCATGGGTTGCAGGGGagcctgggggacagggaggatTAGAATGGATTGGGGAACGGAGAAAGCCCTCAGGTGCACAGAGTTCCTTGTGCTTAATGAGACAATCTATGAATTCCCAGTGGTTGGAGTTAGTTGGAATCAAATTTTGATTGTCATCaaatccttctctctttcccGGAATGCCATACACAGAGGTGGGAAATTGTCctcttgaaaaatattctttcatgcCCTTGAACTCTCATGGAACTTAACACAATCTGCCTTACTCAACAGTAATGCTGTGACGGGCCAGCACCCTACCACTTCTCTAGGGCTAGCCCCCAGAGGCAGGGGCTGTTCCCTTCCCCTTTTTCCTTCCATATTGGCTCAGCTATCACAGATTGCtgagcacatagtagatgctcagttaATGGGTGTTGTTTGGCAAGTTGAAAATGTGGCCACCATGTGTGTGCCCACAATATCCCACTACGTATATTCTTCCCAGAAATCCTTTGCCCCAAACTCACTTGCAGTCCTCGCTCTCCAGCAGCCCCCGGTACGTGTTGATCTCGCACTCCAGCCGGGCCCGGACGTCCAGCAGCACCTGGTACTCCTGGTTCTGCCGCTCCAGGTCAGCCCGGATCTCGGCCAGCTGGGACTCCACGTTGGTGATCAGGCCCTGCACCTGGGACAGCTGGGAGCTGTAGCGGGCCTCGCTCTCCGTCAGCGTGTTTTCCAGAGAGTTTCTCTGTGAGGGGGAGATAAAGCATGTCAGAGAGCTGCTCCTTTAAAGGGTTTCTCCATGGGAGTCCAAAGACTCCACAAGATCCAAGACTAAGGAGAGCCTGTGGCCCAAAGGGCATCCCCGTGGTCCCGCCTCCCCGACTGCCCCTGGCTCTCCAGCAGGGCTGAGCAGCACACACCAGGTTGTGCTGGGCCTGCAGCTCAATCTCCAGGGCGTTGACCGTGCGGCGCAGCTCGATGATCTCCGCCTGGTAGGACTGCAGCTGCTCCGAGCTCGACACCACCTGCTTGCTCAGCTCCTCGGTCTGAAACACACAAGGGGAGGACACAGGGTCAGACCCTGCCTCAAGGGCCCTGGGTGGTCTGGGGGGCTGAGTGGCCACACGCTGAGAGATACCCACCTGCCTGGTGAACCATTCCTCCACTTCCCTGCGGTTGGTCTCCACCAGGGCCTCGTACTGACTCCTGGTCTCGTTCAGCACCTGGTTCAGGTCCACGGTGGGGGCAGCGTCCACCTCCACGTTGAGGCGGTCTCCGATCTGGCAGCGCAGGGTGTTGACTTCCTGTTGGAGAAAGGGACAAGAATGAACCCAGAGCAGTGGATCTGCTGCCTTCCTGCTCTAGGAAAGTGAGCACAACCCCGCCATGAAAGCACTAAAAGGAATATCCTGCTCATTCCCAAAGATTAGCACATCACATGGAGAAGCAGTAAACTCAAATAGAAATCACAGCAATACCTTTCCCCAGAAAGCTGAAACAACTTCACATTTCCTGTAAGACTAAGTCCAAACCCCTTGGCATGTGCGAGTCCCCCCACCTTCCCGTCACATCCCGTAGGTACCGTATGTCCCCAGCCGTCCTCAAACATGCCCTGCTTTGCTCCTCCTGCGCCTTTGCTCAGCCTCTTCCCTCAGACTGAAACACCCGAGTACTGAAAGGCTCCTCCTTGCACCTGAGCAGAGTCCCCCGTTTCCCCTCGGGCAGACGGGGTCATTGCCCCTCACATGTGCTCGCTTCACTCTGCCTTGTAATGTACACTGTGTTTACATGGCTGTCTCTCcacactagactgtgagctctttgaAGGGAGGGGCCAcgtcttatttctcttttgttcctcCATCTTTCCCACCAAATTCGGGACCTGACAGTGGCCAGCAGAGAGCAGGGCTTAATAAACGATGTGCTTCCTGCACGAGTCCAACACCTGCCAAACCCTTACCCAGCTGCTTGAGAATTAGCAGGTCACCTCCCTCCTCAATATGGGTCTAGCATCAACATCCTCTGAGCTAACTTTGCGTTCCCCAGGGAAGGGTCCCAGACCAGGCAGCCTAACAGTAACTGCCTCCTGGTTCCCCAAGGGACAGGCTCGGCTCTGGGAAGCCtgcatttttcactttcttctcacCTCCTCGTGATTCTTCTTGAGGCAGAGCAGCTCCTCCCTCAGAGACTCCACCTGGGCCTCCAGGTCAGACCTGCACAGGGTCAGCTCGTCCAGGATCCTGCGCAGACTGTTGATGTCCGACTCCACCAGCTGCCTCAGGGACCGCTCGGTCTCGTACCTGCACACACAGATCAGAGGATAAGCCAGGAAAGAAGCCCACTTTCCTCTCTCCTGTTTTGTTTGCCCTAGATCTTTTTGAACTTGCACcattttctgcctcttctcttCTGTATGTTTCCCTCAAGCTATGCACGGATAGGCTGGAGAGATCTCCCAACTCACCCCAACACCCAAGCGCTCATGAGATGTCTCTCACTCTGCTCCCAATTTTGCTGGTTAATATACCACCAAATCAATCCATTCCAAAAAAGAACTAATTTCAATCTCTGAATTTAAGAAGCCCTTCCAGAAAGACCCATATGGACTGAAGAGCAGGCCATCCGTGAGCGTGGATCCCTGTTTGAAACTGACGTTCCTTAGCCAGCCTTAAGAGGAGAACTAAAAAGGGAGAAACggcttcctcttcccttccaggCAACGTTAGGCCCGTATGGACATGGAAGAGCCACAGGGGTCTTGGTCATCTGGCCCAGAGGGCTCGACATACTTGGTTCTGAAGTCATCAGAGGCCAGCTTGCCATTGTCTATCTTCGTCACTAGCCTGGCATTTTCAGACTTGGCACACAGAATCTGAAAAGAAATTTCTCTTGTGAGGTCCACTTGAACTTAAGAATGTTTTACTGTTCAAAGAGAACCAGCACCTGCTGGGCCCCCACACGGCCCATCCCTCACCTTCTGCTGGAGCTCCTCAATGGTCCGGAAGTAGGACTGGTAGTTGGCACACACCAAGGGGTCCTGCTCCTGGCACCGCTCCCGGATCAGGCTCTCCAGCTCCGCGTTCTCCCGCTCCAGCCGACGGACCTTCTCCAGGTAGCTGGCCAGGCGGTCATTCAGGAACTGCATGGTCTCCTTCTCGCTGCCATTGAAGGAGCCCTCGCAGAACCAGTTGCAGTTGCCCACGTTGGCAGGGATGTTGCAGGCCCCGGGCAGGGTGCAGCTGTGGCAGCTGGGGGGCACGCAGGGCCGGGAGGAGCAGCTGGTGCGGCAGCTGAGGCTGGGCCGGCAACAGGTAAGAGACATGGTGCTGGGACAGGTAATGGGAGAGCAGGTGAGCTTCTGGACGTGGACGTGAGTTCTGTTTGAGGCTCTCCTTTCTCTATGGTCCTTTTATACCCTTAATGGTGGGTGGGAGCTTGGCATACAGCATAGTTTCATTTCCTAATGCTTTAGctaatttttctccaaaatatgcTATTTAGATGCTTCCAAAGAGTCCCCCCTCATCCCATAAAATTATTCCATTCAGCTTGTGTCACACCAGGCTCTTCCTGGGTGCCAGTGGTTGGTGAAATCAGAGTTTCATCAGATAGCTTCAAAGGAGGCAGAATTATTACAGCCCCAAAGGCTCTCCCCATTACTCAGAGGGGAGGACAGCCAGGGACATGGGGTGGAGTCACCTGGGAATCAGGAACTCCTCACCCACAAGATTCTGCCACTGTACTCCCTGGAAAAAGAGCTTTGGGTGAATACTGTTCAAAGTGCCCTCTCCTCCCAAGTCTATCCATGTTTCAGTGTTCAGTTCAACTTGTCCTTCCACCAGAAACTCGTCCTATGTTAGCTGTAAGGATCCTGAGCATTGCTCTTGGCTGGGGTTTAGGGAATTTGCCAACACGTGGAGAGATTGAGAACCATTGTATGTTCCTGGTTGggaaatgagaaagcaaaatgGAAACTGGGGGGTGATGAACAGGAATAGCACTCAA
It encodes:
- the LOC123620918 gene encoding LOW QUALITY PROTEIN: keratin, type I cuticular Ha4-like (The sequence of the model RefSeq protein was modified relative to this genomic sequence to represent the inferred CDS: deleted 1 base in 1 codon; substituted 1 base at 1 genomic stop codon); this encodes MLYAKLPPTIKGIKGPXRKESLKQTHVHVQKLTCSPITCPSTMSLTCCRPSLSCRTSCSSRPCVPPSCHSCTLPGACNIPANVGNCNWFCEGSFNGSEKETMQFLNDRLASYLEKVRRLERENAELESLIRERCQEQDPLVCANYQSYFRTIEELQQKILCAKSENARLVTKIDNGKLASDDFRTKYETERSLRQLVESDINSLRRILDELTLCRSDLEAQVESLREELLCLKKNHEEEVNTLRCQIGDRLNVEVDAAPTVDLNQVLNETRSQYEALVETNRREVEEWFTRQTEELSKQVVSSSEQLQSYQAEIIELRRTVNALEIELQAQHNLRNSLENTLTESEARYSSQLSQVQGLITNVESQLAEIRADLERQNQEYQVLLDVRARLECEINTYRGLLESEDCKLPCNPCATTNASGNSCGPCGFSQKCGCN